A section of the Pseudomonas lini genome encodes:
- a CDS encoding transporter substrate-binding domain-containing protein produces the protein MRMLLLALALSLLTQLPAAMADEPQRLHLLGRSTAEGFQVKLDEKDWQWLRDKRALRLGVTGPDYPPFEVTRHRDELEGITADYAELLGQLLHVKIEVLRYATREAAMDALKRHELDLLGTSNNFEAADPALTRSRAYAEDQPMLVTRLDERMPVDLAGKRIAMVEDYLSAQTVEAFYPDATLQRYPSALDALGAVAFGPDDVYLGDFISANYLINNNYLNNVHLAGPSGLDANPFGFALAKDNPRLKSIIDKALAAIPMDQRAVIEVRWSAGRGNTAGQQQVRLSPSEQRWVDRHPTVTVGAIDNFAPLTFYDAQGRLSGLTAQLLTLISQRSGLTFQVQRGHSLDRQIEQLQDGEIDLLLVVTPSAEREDALLFTRAYLSNPFVLVSATTTGSPRTLDDLAGKRLAIYRGHPLFGFMQARAPQVRLVEVQSPAEGMEWVIKGQADATLSSLMVARYLIARHYRDRLRVSSTVGDQPARIALATHRGAQELHSILNKALLSISPLEMDDLVARWSHDVVLDDSYWLRHRRSIFQAFAVAGALLLFAFGWIAWQRRQIRQRQQWLQQLQDAKNEADDANRAKTTFLATMSHEIRTPMNALIGMLELALKRADEGVTDRFAIELASGAAQQLLALIGDILDIARIESGHLFLTPERANLRRLVESVCGVFEGLARQNELAWRIDLDEHSDCDVLIDPTRFKQVLSNLLSNAIKFTREGEVSLTLRVTPVMPEHLAVSVRIEDTGIGISAVDRQRLFSPFAQASNNRQSARGGSGLGLVISRTLCEMMGGRLQLDSVLGQGTRVDINLELIALQPLSSIEAVDSGLQAPTPPLTILVVDDHPINRLLLSWQLCDLGHHVMQAADGERGLELWHEHEFDLVVTDCNMPRLSGYELAGAIRDEERAQGLPPTLILGFTANAQPEEKIRCLEAGMDDCLFKPILLADLSAWLASRFVSELPETLEEQPGPEMDLSGLEQYVGADRTLLDHLVRELAVTNRSDRTNLLQAHASGNRPGLQDLAHRIKGSARMVRAQRLIEHCEQLERVIAEGNTVLLDEAVDRLQHAMSSLDKHLNQG, from the coding sequence ATGCGCATGTTGCTGTTGGCCTTGGCACTGAGTCTTTTAACGCAGCTGCCTGCGGCGATGGCCGACGAGCCGCAGCGGTTGCACCTGCTGGGTCGCTCCACGGCGGAGGGTTTTCAGGTCAAGCTGGATGAAAAGGACTGGCAATGGCTGCGTGATAAACGGGCCCTGCGCCTGGGGGTGACGGGGCCGGACTACCCGCCGTTCGAGGTGACGCGCCACCGCGATGAGCTGGAGGGCATCACGGCCGATTACGCCGAGCTGCTGGGGCAACTGCTGCACGTCAAGATCGAGGTGTTGCGTTATGCCACCCGTGAAGCCGCCATGGACGCCCTCAAACGCCATGAGCTGGATCTGCTCGGAACATCGAACAACTTCGAAGCGGCCGACCCTGCGCTGACCCGGTCCCGAGCCTATGCCGAAGATCAGCCGATGCTGGTCACTCGACTGGACGAGCGAATGCCTGTCGATCTTGCCGGCAAACGTATCGCCATGGTCGAAGACTATCTGTCAGCCCAAACGGTGGAGGCCTTCTACCCCGACGCGACCTTGCAGCGCTATCCCTCGGCACTCGATGCGCTCGGAGCGGTAGCGTTCGGGCCGGACGATGTGTACCTCGGCGACTTCATCAGCGCCAATTACCTGATCAACAATAACTACCTCAACAATGTCCATCTGGCGGGGCCTTCCGGTCTGGATGCCAATCCGTTCGGCTTCGCTTTGGCGAAGGACAATCCGCGTCTCAAAAGCATCATCGACAAGGCTCTGGCAGCGATTCCGATGGACCAGCGCGCGGTCATCGAGGTGCGCTGGAGTGCCGGCAGGGGCAATACGGCGGGGCAACAGCAAGTGCGTTTGAGTCCCAGTGAACAACGCTGGGTGGACCGGCATCCGACGGTCACTGTCGGCGCGATCGACAACTTTGCCCCGCTGACGTTCTACGATGCGCAAGGCCGGCTCAGCGGGTTGACGGCGCAGTTGCTGACGCTGATCAGCCAACGCAGCGGTTTGACCTTTCAGGTGCAACGCGGCCACTCTCTGGACCGGCAAATCGAGCAACTCCAGGACGGTGAGATCGATCTATTACTTGTGGTCACCCCCAGTGCCGAGCGTGAAGACGCGTTGCTCTTTACCCGCGCCTACCTCAGCAATCCATTTGTGCTGGTCAGTGCAACGACGACGGGCAGCCCCAGGACGCTGGACGATCTGGCCGGTAAACGCCTGGCGATTTATCGCGGTCATCCGTTGTTCGGGTTCATGCAGGCCCGGGCGCCGCAGGTGCGTCTGGTCGAAGTGCAAAGCCCGGCCGAGGGTATGGAATGGGTGATCAAGGGGCAGGCTGATGCGACGCTCAGTTCATTGATGGTCGCCCGTTACCTGATCGCTCGGCATTACCGTGATCGTTTGCGCGTCAGCAGCACCGTGGGCGATCAACCCGCCCGAATCGCCTTGGCCACGCACCGCGGCGCGCAGGAGTTGCACTCGATTCTGAACAAGGCATTGCTGAGCATTTCGCCTCTGGAAATGGACGATTTGGTGGCCCGCTGGAGTCATGATGTGGTGCTGGATGACAGCTATTGGCTGCGTCACCGTAGGAGTATTTTTCAGGCCTTTGCCGTGGCTGGCGCCTTGCTGTTGTTCGCCTTTGGCTGGATCGCCTGGCAGCGCCGACAGATCCGCCAGCGCCAGCAATGGTTGCAGCAATTGCAGGATGCCAAAAACGAGGCGGACGATGCCAACCGTGCCAAAACCACCTTTCTGGCGACCATGAGTCATGAGATTCGCACGCCAATGAACGCCCTGATAGGCATGCTTGAATTGGCCCTCAAACGTGCCGACGAGGGCGTCACCGACCGTTTCGCCATTGAGTTGGCGTCCGGTGCCGCACAACAATTGCTGGCGTTGATCGGCGACATTCTGGACATCGCCCGTATCGAGTCCGGGCATCTATTCCTGACACCTGAGCGCGCCAATCTTCGGCGGCTGGTGGAATCGGTGTGTGGGGTTTTCGAAGGCCTTGCACGACAGAATGAACTGGCGTGGCGCATCGATCTGGATGAACACAGCGACTGCGACGTGTTGATCGACCCCACCCGTTTCAAGCAGGTACTGTCCAATCTGCTGAGCAACGCCATCAAGTTCACCCGTGAGGGCGAGGTCAGCCTGACGCTGCGGGTGACGCCCGTGATGCCGGAGCATCTGGCGGTCAGTGTGCGCATTGAAGACACCGGCATTGGCATCAGCGCCGTCGACCGGCAACGGTTATTCAGCCCGTTCGCCCAAGCCAGCAATAACCGGCAATCGGCTCGCGGCGGCTCCGGGTTGGGCCTGGTGATCAGCCGCACTTTGTGCGAAATGATGGGCGGCCGGTTGCAACTCGACAGCGTCCTCGGGCAAGGCACGCGGGTGGACATCAATCTTGAGCTGATCGCGTTGCAACCGTTGTCTTCCATTGAAGCAGTGGATAGCGGGTTGCAGGCGCCGACGCCGCCGCTGACGATTCTGGTGGTCGACGATCACCCGATTAATCGGCTGTTATTGTCATGGCAACTGTGTGATCTGGGGCATCACGTTATGCAGGCTGCGGATGGCGAGCGAGGACTTGAGCTATGGCACGAGCATGAGTTCGATCTGGTGGTTACCGATTGCAATATGCCCAGACTCAGTGGTTATGAACTGGCGGGGGCAATCCGCGATGAAGAGCGCGCCCAGGGATTACCGCCGACGCTGATTCTGGGCTTTACCGCCAATGCGCAGCCCGAGGAAAAAATCCGCTGCCTGGAGGCAGGTATGGACGACTGCCTGTTCAAACCCATCCTGCTGGCGGATTTGAGCGCATGGCTGGCGTCCAGGTTTGTGAGCGAATTGCCAGAGACGCTCGAAGAGCAACCCGGGCCCGAGATGGATTTGAGTGGCCTGGAGCAATACGTCGGTGCGGATCGCACGTTGCTTGATCACTTGGTGCGCGAACTGGCGGTGACTAATCGCAGTGATCGGACCAATCTGCTCCAGGCGCACGCCAGTGGTAATCGCCCGGGTCTGCAAGACCTGGCGCACCGCATCAAGGGCAGTGCACGTATGGTTCGGGCGCAGCGCTTGATCGAGCATTGCGAACAACTGGAGCGCGTAATCGCCGAGGGGAACACGGTGCTGCTCGACGAAGCCGTCGATCGGTTGCAGCACGCTATGTCATCGCTGGACAAACATTTGAACCAAGGCTGA